GGATGAGCAGGAACAGGAAGAGGATGGTCGATTCCGCCGAGCCGTAGGCGAATTTGTCGAAATCGAAGAGATTCTCGCGCGCGATCACCGACATGGTTTTGGTCTGTGAAGAGTTCGGCGTGAGGATGTAGACGAGATCGAAGATGCGCAGCGCATCAAGAAGGCGGAAGATCACCGCCACCATCAACGCCGGACGGATCAGCGGCAGCGTCACCTTCCAGAACACTTTGACTGGATGAACGCCGTCGATCGAGGCTGCTTCATAGACATCGCCCGGCACTTGCTGAAGGCCGGCGAGTATGAGCAGCGCCATGAAAGGCAGCGTCTTCCAGGTATCAACGGCTACGACGGCGATCATCGAATAATCCGCATCGGCGGCCCAGGCGATTTTCTGGTGGATCAGCCCAAGGTCCATGAACAGGCGGTTGATGATACCGAGCTGGTCATTGAGCATCCAGCCCCACAGCTTGGCCGAAACCACCGTGGGAATGGCCCAGGGAATGAGGATCGCGGCGCGCACCAGGCCACGGCCCTTGAAATTGGCATTGAGCACGAGCGCCACCGCGAGGCCCAGCACCGTTTCCAGGAACACTGAAACTGCACCGAAGCGCACGGTGTTCCACACCGCGCCCCACCAGGCCTTGTCCATCAGCACGCCGCCATAGACGGTCTTGCCACTGTCAGTGGTGAAGCTGCGGAAGTAATTCTTGAAGCCGATCCATTGCGCATCCTTCAGATGCACCAGTGATGCGTCGGTGAAGGAATACCAGATGGTCAGAAAAAGCGGATAGGCGGCGACCAGCGCCAGCACGATCAGCATCGGCGTGAGGAAAAGCCAGGCGGCGCGCTGGCGCCCGGCCATCAATTGGTTGCGCTCAGGCGCTTGCGGTTGTTCTGTGATAGTGCTCATCGGCATGCCCCTTTTTCCCGCTTGAAAAGCGGGATGACCCCATTCGGGACTTCAGGAAAGAGTGCCCGCAGGCGGCACAGATGCCCCCTGCGGGTTTCAAGATGTCAGCTTATTTCCAGCCGTCGCCGCGGAGTTCCGTCAGCTTGGCTTCAAGTGTCTCTAGATTTTCGGCAGACGTGCCGTTGCCCGAAATCGAGTCGTGCACGGCGGTCCAGAACAGGTTGGACACTTCGTTGTACTTGGTCTTGGTCGGAGCCGAAGGACGCGGCACAGCCTGGGCGAAAATGTCTTTCCACTTCACCAGAACCGGCTGCTTGGCCACTACGTCTGCATCGTCATAGACCGACACGATGGTCGGCAGATGCGATTGCAGGATGGCGTTGTCCTTCTGCACTTTCTTGGATGCGAGGAACATGACCAGCTTGATGGCTTCTTCCTGATGCTTCGAATATTTCGAAACAGCCAGGTTCCAGCCGCCGAGCGTGGCTGCCGAGGTGGTGCCTTCGCCACCCGAGGGCAGCGGCACCACGTCAAACTTGTCCTTCACCTTGCTGTCGTCCTTGTTCCCAAGGGCGAAGGCGTAGGGCCAGTTGCGCATGAATACCGAATTGCCGGTCTGCCATACGCCGCGGGCTTCTTCTTCCTGATAGGCAAGAGCGCCCTTGGGCGAGATCGTGCCGACCCAGGCCTTCACGCGGTCAAGAGCCGCTGCAGCCTTGGGGTTGTTGATAGAGATCTTGCCGTCGGCTTCCACAACCTGGCCACCGCCATTGGACTTCACCCATTCAAGCGCGTTGCAGGTCAGGCCTTCATAGGCGTTGCCCTGGAACACGAAGCCCTGCAGGTCAGCGTTCTTTTCGCCATCCATCACGGTCTTGGCAGCAGCTGCCATCTCATCCCAGGTCTTGGGCGGAGTGAGCTTGTATTTGTCGAGCAGGTCCTTGCGGTAATAGAGAGCCGGCGCGTCGGTGAAGTAAGGAATGGCGACGAGCTTGCCGTTCACTGTTTGCGATTCGATGATCGACGGGAAATGATCCTTCGCCACATCCTTGGCGGCGGCAGTCAGGTCGGTCAGCTGGTCAGCCAGCTGCGGGGCCCAGATCACGTCGGTCTGGTAAACGTCGATATCGGCATTGCCGGCAGCAAGCCACAGCTTGTACTGGCCGAACTGGTCGGTGGTGGAAGACGGCATCGGCACGATCTTCACGTTGATGCCGGTGTCCTTGGTGAATTCCTTGAGTTCATTGGTTGCGAATTCAAGATCACCACCGGTGGCGCCCGAAACGAGCGAAAGATCCACAGCCATGGCCCTGGCGGCTAGAAGGCTCACACCCATCAGGGCAGTGGCAAGAGCGGTTTTGAGTTTCATTAGCTATTCCTCCGGTTGCTATTCAACGTGCGGGAGGCGCAGCTGGGGCCTGACATGCTGAGCACGACAAACCGATGTTCCTCCCAGAACAAGCAGCTTAAAATTCCTCACTTTTTAAAGATTTGGAGGATTTCTCAAACCGCTTTGAGACTTTGAAACCTAACATGGGTAAATGGAACGTCAAGAAGAATATGTAAAACAAGGTTTTAGGTGCAGCGCAGCATGGAATGCACCTATTCAGCCCTTCGCAATTGTATTATAAATTGAAAGCGCTTTGGTGCGCTTTGTCGAAAAATCCGCATGAATCTCAAAGAATTATCGCAGCATCTTGGCCTCTCCCAAACCACCGTAAGCCGGGCTTTGAACGGTTATCCGGAAGTGGGCGAAGCCACACGCAAGCGGGTGACCGAGGAGGCGCACCGGCAAGGCTATCGGCCCAATGCCAATGCGAGGCGGCTGGCAACTGGACGTTCCCATGTCATTGGATATGTGTTTCCATCTGACCGTTCGATCATGATCGATCCGATCTTTTCGGACTTCATCGCCGGTGCTGCCGACATCCAATCCATGCGTGGTTTCGAAACGCTGCTGCACGCCGGTGGCGAGGAAAACGAGATGGCGGTCTATCGCCGCTATGCCGAAGGCGGCCTGGTGGACGGTGTGGTGGTGCAGGCGCCGCATATGGATGACCCGCGCCTGGCGCTGCTCGACAGCCTCGACCTTCCCTATGTTGTGCATGGCCGCGTGGGCACGCGCCAGGATGGCTATGCCTGGCTTGATATCGACAATCGCGGGGCATTCCACAAGGCAACCAAATTGCTCACTGATCTGGGCCATACAAGGATCGGTCTGCTGAATGGCCTTGAATACCTTACTTACGCGCAGCACCGGCGCGAGGGTTATGAAAAGGCATTACATGAACGTGGGCTGGCGGTTGATCCATCCATCATGTTCAGCGGGCAATTGACGGAAGAAAACGGTTACCGGCAGGCCAAGCGCCTTCTGCAATCGCAGCCGCGGCCGACTGCGCTTGTGATGTCGAGCATGCTGATGGTTTCGGGTGCTTTGCGCGCGGTGCACGAATTGGGGCTTGCCGTGGGCACAGATGTGTCTCTCATCGGCCATGATGATGGCCTGCCCTTTCTCAATGCGGAAGGATTGGTGCCCTCGCTAACTACAACAAGCTCTTCCATCCGTGCGGCCGGGAGCCGCGTGGCTGAACTTCTCCTGAGCCTAATTGAAAACACCAATGCTGATTTGCCGCAGGAAATGTGGAGCGTTGACTTGATTGTGCGTGGCAGTACCGGGCCGGTGCCGGGCTGAGGTTGCTTTTGGCGGTCGCTTGACGCAAAACGCCTGCATGAAATCCAGCATTAATTTCCACGAGCTTTCCAAACTTTCCGCTGACCAGCGGCAGGCGCTGCTGACGCGCGTGGAAGGTGATCTCTCGGCCTTTGAGGAGAAGGTGAAACCCATTCTGGCGGCGGTGCGTGATGAGGGCGATATGGCACTGGCGCGCTTTGCAATGCAGTTCGACAAGGCATCGGTGCAGGCTGATGCATTGGCTGCAACCGAGGCTGACTTTGCACAGGCGGAAAAGACGCTTGATCCTCAGGTGAAAGCGGCGATGGAATTTGCCGCCGCCAATATCCGTTCATTCCATCAGCATCAGAAGCCGGAAGAAAGCTGGATGAAGGAAATCCTGCCCGGCTCCTTTGGTGGCGAACGCTGGAGCGCCATTCCTTCGGTGGCCTGCTATGTGCCGCGTGGCAAGGGCGCGTTCCCTTCGGTGGCGTTGATGACGTCCATTCCGGCCAAGGTGGCAGGCGTTGAGAAAGTGATCATCGTCACCCCGCCCGGACCTGATGGCAAGATCGATGATGCGACCCTGGTGGCGGCGCGGATGGCTGGGGTTGATGCGGTTTATAAAGCTGGCGGCGCGCAGGCAATTGCGGCTGTGGCTTACGGCACGGCGAGCATTCCAAAAGTTTCCAAGGTCGTCGGCCCCGGCAGCCCTTGGGTGGCGGCGGCGAAGCGGCTGGTGTCTCATCTTCTTGATGTCGGCTCACCCGCCGGGCCGTCCGAAGTGATCGTGCTGGCGGATGACAGCGTGAGCGGTGAACTCGCCGCACTCGATCTGCTGGTGGAGAGCGAGCACGGGCCGGACAGTTCGGGCTATCTCGTCACCTGGTCGAAGCGCGTGGCGGATGAGGCGATGGCGGCGTTGCCGAAATATCTGGCCTTGATGAGTGAACAACGCGCGGGCTTTGCAAGGGCGGTGCTTTCAGGGCCGATTGGCGGCATCGTGCTGGCGCGCGACGAAGCCGAGGCAATTGCCTTCTGCAATGATTACGCGCCAGAACATCTGGAAGTTTTGGCGGAAGAGCCGGATCAATATTTGCCCAAGCTGAAGCATGCGGGCGAAATTTTGCTGGGCAAATATACGCCCACCACGCTGGGCAATTATGTGATTGGGCCGGATCACGTGTTGCCCACATCAGGCTGGGCCAAGACAGCATCAGCACTTTCGGTATTTGATTTCATGAAGCGCACTTCGATTGCGCATGTGAAGCAGCATGGCTACCCGGCGCTGGCCAAGCATGCG
This genomic interval from Aestuariivirga litoralis contains the following:
- the hisD gene encoding histidinol dehydrogenase produces the protein MKSSINFHELSKLSADQRQALLTRVEGDLSAFEEKVKPILAAVRDEGDMALARFAMQFDKASVQADALAATEADFAQAEKTLDPQVKAAMEFAAANIRSFHQHQKPEESWMKEILPGSFGGERWSAIPSVACYVPRGKGAFPSVALMTSIPAKVAGVEKVIIVTPPGPDGKIDDATLVAARMAGVDAVYKAGGAQAIAAVAYGTASIPKVSKVVGPGSPWVAAAKRLVSHLLDVGSPAGPSEVIVLADDSVSGELAALDLLVESEHGPDSSGYLVTWSKRVADEAMAALPKYLALMSEQRAGFARAVLSGPIGGIVLARDEAEAIAFCNDYAPEHLEVLAEEPDQYLPKLKHAGEILLGKYTPTTLGNYVIGPDHVLPTSGWAKTASALSVFDFMKRTSIAHVKQHGYPALAKHAHALAKYEGFDAHANAVSDLREKLLKS
- a CDS encoding carbohydrate ABC transporter permease, with amino-acid sequence MSTITEQPQAPERNQLMAGRQRAAWLFLTPMLIVLALVAAYPLFLTIWYSFTDASLVHLKDAQWIGFKNYFRSFTTDSGKTVYGGVLMDKAWWGAVWNTVRFGAVSVFLETVLGLAVALVLNANFKGRGLVRAAILIPWAIPTVVSAKLWGWMLNDQLGIINRLFMDLGLIHQKIAWAADADYSMIAVVAVDTWKTLPFMALLILAGLQQVPGDVYEAASIDGVHPVKVFWKVTLPLIRPALMVAVIFRLLDALRIFDLVYILTPNSSQTKTMSVIARENLFDFDKFAYGSAESTILFLFLLILVTLYVKLGRVNLAGGN
- a CDS encoding ABC transporter substrate-binding protein → MKLKTALATALMGVSLLAARAMAVDLSLVSGATGGDLEFATNELKEFTKDTGINVKIVPMPSSTTDQFGQYKLWLAAGNADIDVYQTDVIWAPQLADQLTDLTAAAKDVAKDHFPSIIESQTVNGKLVAIPYFTDAPALYYRKDLLDKYKLTPPKTWDEMAAAAKTVMDGEKNADLQGFVFQGNAYEGLTCNALEWVKSNGGGQVVEADGKISINNPKAAAALDRVKAWVGTISPKGALAYQEEEARGVWQTGNSVFMRNWPYAFALGNKDDSKVKDKFDVVPLPSGGEGTTSAATLGGWNLAVSKYSKHQEEAIKLVMFLASKKVQKDNAILQSHLPTIVSVYDDADVVAKQPVLVKWKDIFAQAVPRPSAPTKTKYNEVSNLFWTAVHDSISGNGTSAENLETLEAKLTELRGDGWK
- a CDS encoding LacI family DNA-binding transcriptional regulator, translated to MNLKELSQHLGLSQTTVSRALNGYPEVGEATRKRVTEEAHRQGYRPNANARRLATGRSHVIGYVFPSDRSIMIDPIFSDFIAGAADIQSMRGFETLLHAGGEENEMAVYRRYAEGGLVDGVVVQAPHMDDPRLALLDSLDLPYVVHGRVGTRQDGYAWLDIDNRGAFHKATKLLTDLGHTRIGLLNGLEYLTYAQHRREGYEKALHERGLAVDPSIMFSGQLTEENGYRQAKRLLQSQPRPTALVMSSMLMVSGALRAVHELGLAVGTDVSLIGHDDGLPFLNAEGLVPSLTTTSSSIRAAGSRVAELLLSLIENTNADLPQEMWSVDLIVRGSTGPVPG